The Triticum aestivum cultivar Chinese Spring chromosome 7B, IWGSC CS RefSeq v2.1, whole genome shotgun sequence genome window below encodes:
- the LOC123163014 gene encoding protein DMP3, translating into MASPPSSTVIEMPQSPHANAGVPMAPTTPKDAGDVPTMASAATAGLEPTATDKVMSSEANLAQLLPTGTVLAYQALSPSFTNHGKCFSSNRWLTAALVIVLTISCVLFTFTDSVLGRDQKLYYGIATPRGFNVFNFSDEEEKLQWTPAEFRRLRIRPLDFIRAVFTALVFLTVAFSDVGLQNCFFPDAGMNTQELLKNLPLGIAFLSSFVFMIFPTKRKGIGYSDTTPRQKLT; encoded by the coding sequence ATGGCGTCTCCTCCATCTTCCACCGTGATCGAGATGCCTCAATCTCCACACGCCAACGCCGGCGTGCCGATGGCTCCAACGACGCCCAAGGACGCCGGCGACGTCCCGACCATGGCATCCGCAGCAACTGCAGGACTAGAACCCACGGCGACGGACAAGGTCATGTCGAGCGAAGCGAACCTCGCACAGCTCCTACCGACCGGCACGGTGCTGGCGTACCAAGCGCTGTCCCCATCCTTCACCAACCATGGCAAGTGCTTCTCCTCCAACCGGTGGCTCACCGCGGCGCTGGTTATCGTCCTCACCATCTCGTGCGTCCTCTTCACCTTCACCGACAGCGTACTCGGCCGCGACCAAAAGCTCTACTATGGCATCGCCACGCCGCGCGGCTTCAACGTCTTCAACTTCTCGGACGAAGAGGAGAAGCTGCAGTGGACTCCCGCTGAGTTCCGGAGGCTCCGCATCCGGCCGCTCGATTTCATCCGCGCAGTCTTCACGGCCCTGGTGTTCCTCACCGTGGCTTTCAGCGACGTGGGGCTGCAGAACTGCTTCTTCCCGGACGCTGGCATGAACACCCAGGAGCTTCTCAAGAACCTGCCTCTGGGCATCGCGTTTCTGTCCAGTTTTGTGTTCATGATCTTCCCCACAAAAAGGAAGGGCATCGGCTACAGCGACACCACTCCTCGCCAAAAGCTCACTTGA
- the LOC123158417 gene encoding protein DMP3-like, with amino-acid sequence HTAALVIVLTISCILFTFTDSVLGRDQKLYYGIATPRGFNVFNFSDEEEKLQWTPAEFRRLRIQPLDFVRAVFTALVFLTVAFSDVALQNCFFPSAGRNTEELLKNLPLGIAFLSSFVFMIFPTKRKGIGYTDTTPRQKLT; translated from the coding sequence CACACCGCAGCGCTGGTCATCGTCCTCACCATCTCGTGCATCCTCTTCACCTTCACCGACAGCGTCCTCGGCCGCGACCAGAAGCTCTACTACGGCATCGCCACGCCGCGCGGTTTCAACGTCTTCAACTTCTCAGACGAAGAGGAGAAGCTGCAGTGGACTCCAGCCGAGTTCCGGAGGCTCCGCATCCAGCCGCTCGACTTCGTACGCGCCGTCTTCACGGCCCTGGTGTTCCTCACCGTGGCTTTCAGCGACGTGGCGCTGCAGAACTGTTTCTTCCCAAGTGCCGGCAGGAACACCGAGGAGCTTTTGAAGAACCTGCCACTGGGCATCGCATTTCTGTCCAGTTTCGTGTTCATGATCTTCCCCACAAAGAGGAAGGGCATTGGCTACACCGACACCACTCCTCGCCAAAAGCTCACTTGA